CATCCTCCAGCGCGCCATCGTTACCTCGTCGGAGACGCTGATGCGTGCATTGCTGCGGTCGAGCGATTATCTCGCCGCTATACCGCAGCAGCAATTCGCCTCGGCGACGGGGTGTGAGGACCTGTCGGTCCTGCCGACGACGGTGACGCCAGCGCCGTTGAGCGTCGGCCTCTGCACAAGGACGGGGTGGAAGCCGACACCGGCGCAGCAGGAGTTCATGGACCTCCTGCATCAGCTTTCCGCTGAGCTGGGCTGAAGGTCGCCCTTGGTTGGGCCGCACGTCCTGCGGCAGGCTCAGCCCCTGTGCAGCTCGGAATACAGCCGTGACCGCCCGCCGGGATGGATATGGTCGTAATAGTTCCGCAGCGTCAGTGCCTCCGCCGCGTCAGGGTCCAGCACCACGGTCGCACGCGGATGCATCTGCAGCGCGGAGGCCGGGCAGAAGGCCGATACCGGCCCTTCCACCATCCCCCGCACGGCGGCAGCCTTTTTCCTGCCTGTGGCGAGCAGCAGGCAGTGTCTGGCGGACAGGATCGTCTGAATACCCATCGTGATGGCGAATTGTGGCACCTGCGCTTCATCGTCGAAGAAGCGCAAATTCGCCATCCGCGTGTCCTCCGTCAGGGTTTTGACCCGCGTTCGGGAGCCGAGGCTTGAGGTCGGTTCGTTGAACCCGATATGCCCGTTCCGCCCGATGCCCAGCAGTTGCAGATCAATCCCGCCAACCGCTTCGATTTTCGCCTCATATCGGTCTGCCTCCTGCTGCGGATCGGGCGCATCGCCGCGTGGCAGGTGAATCCGCGCCGCGTCGGCATCGGTGCCGTCAAACAGGTTTTCCCGCATGTAACAATGATAGGAGGCCGGGTGATCCGGCGGCAGCCCGACATATTCGTCAAGATTGAAACTGGTGATCCGTGCCAGCGACAGCCCGCCACGATGCGCCTCGCGCAGATGCGCATAGACCGGCAGCATCGTCCCGCCCGTCGCCAGCCCCAGAACCGAGGCGGGTGCGCAGCTGACCTGCGCCACGATAATCTCGGCAACGCGCGCGATGGCGGCGGCGCGGTCGGGCAGGATCAGGACCTTCATCGGCATTCCTCGCTGTTCTCGTGAACAGATAATCGGTCCTGGCGGCAATGGCGATAGGAATGGGAGGGGGAATGGCTGCGAGCGCGATGATGCGCTATCTCTGCTGGCCCTTGATGATGGAGGGAAAAGCGCCTCAGCCAGTGAGGCTGACATAGGCTTGGATTTTTAGCTGGAGCGGGTGAAGGGAATCGAACCCTCGTCGTAAGCTTGGGAAGCTTCTGCTCTACCATTGAGCTACACCCGCAATGCGCCCCGGCTATCGCAAGGCCGCGCGCGCGTCAAGCGTCAGCGCAGTCCCATATCGGCCAACTCAGCAGCAAGTGCCGCAGGAAGCGCGTCGTCATGGGCGCGGTCCTTGGGCAGATCGGGCGGCGCGTCCTCGGCTTTCAGGTAGCGCCAGCCCTGGAACGGGCGGCGCGGCACGGCGGCGACGCGGATCAGGTCGCGGTCCAGGATCAGTGCGCAGCGGCGGATGCCGTCCTCGCCGATGCGCTCGTCCAGCCCGAGCAGGCGTTGCCGGGCCAGCATCGTGCCCTTGAATACCCAGTAGATCGATCCGCCCGCCAGCAACTCGGCCTCGCGCTTGGGCCACATCCGCGTCACATGGCAGGCAGGGGCGTCGCCATAGCGCTTCGCCTGCCACGCCTCCAGCTCTTCGGGGCCTTCCGCACCGACGCAGAGTTTCATCAGATTGACGTAATCACCCATGCCCCCGATATAGAGGGCCGAAACAGCGAGGCAAAGGGCGCAAAATGGAAATGTCGACAAGGTCGCAGGTGATCTGGTGGAGTGCGGCGGCGCTGATCCTGATGCTGGTGCTGTGGTTTCTGGGGCAGGCGATCCTGCCGTTCATCATCGGCGCGGGCGTCGCCTATCTGCTGGACCCGCTGGCCGACCGGCTGGAGCGTGCCGGGCTGAACCGGACCGCCGCTGTCGTGCTGATCACGCTGATCGCGGCATTGGGGTTTATTTCCTTCGTGCTGTTTCTGGGTCCGCTGCTGCTGCGTCAGGTCTCGCAACTGATCGATTCCATTCCCGGCATGATTCAGGAGTTTCAGGTCTTCGTCACGCAGCGCTTCCCCGGATTGCTGCCCGAGGGAGGTACGATCCGCGCGGCGCTGAACGATCTGTCATCGGTGATTGCGGATAAGGGCGGGGCGGTGATCGGCTCTGTGCTGGGATCGGTGGCGAGCTTTGTGGGCGTGATCGCCTTGCTGGTCATTGTGCCGGTGGTTGCGTTCTATCTGCTGCTGGACTGGGACAATCTGATCGCGCGGGTCGACGGGCTGCTGCCGCGCCAGCATGCCCCGACGATACGGCGGCTGGCGCGTGAGATTGACGATACGCTGTCTGGCTTCCTGCGCGGGCAGGGGACGGTGATGCTGATCCTCGGCACGTTCTACTCGCTTGGGCTGATGGCGGTCGGTCTGCCCTATGGGCTGGCCATCGGCATGGGTGCAGCACTGCTCTCCTTCATCCCCTATGTCGGGGTGCTGGTCGGCGGGGCGACAGCCATCGGGGTGGCACTGTTCCATTTCTGGGGGGAGCCGGTCTGGATCGGGGCTGTCATAGCCATTTTTGTGATCGGGCAGGTGGTCGAAGGGAATTACCTGCAACCCAAGATCGTCGGCAACCATGTCGGGCTGCATCCGGTCTGGCTGCTGCTGGCGTTGTCGGTGTTCGGCGCGCTTTTCGGCTTTGTCGGGCTGATGGTGGCGGTGCCGCTGGCGGCAGCGCTTGGCGTGCTGGTCCGCTTTATGACCGAGCGTTATGTGGAAAGCCCGCTTTATACCGGGCGGCGGCGCGAGCCGGAACCGAAAGCGCCGGTGCTGGTCGAAATCGCGCCGGAGGGAACGCTGGCGCGGCATCGTGCAGACCGAAGCAGCGGCGGCAGGATCGACGGCGGCAAGGCAGGCTGAATTTGGCGCGGCAACTGATCCTCGATCTGCCCCACGCCCCGGCGCTCGGGCGGGATGATTTTCTGGTTACCCCGGCGAATGCGCTTGCCGTGGCCGCGCTTGACGCGCCGCAGGACTGGCCGCAGGGCAGGATGCTGCTGATTGGCCCGGACGGGTCTGGCAAAACCCATCTTGCAACGATCTGGGCTTCGGAAACCGGGGCGCGGCGCTTTTCGGCGGGTTCGTTGCAGCCCGAGCGGGCCGACGACATGGTCGCTGACGGCAGTGCAATCGTGATCGAGGACGCTGATCGGGTCGCACAGGCCGCGGGGGCAGAGCAGGCGCTGTTCCATATCTGGAACCTCTGCGCCGCGCGGGAATGCTGGATGCTGCTGACCGCGCGGAACGCGCCGCGAAGCTGGGGGCTTTCTTTGCCGGATCTGGCAAGCCGGATGAATGCCATGCCCGTGACCCGGATCGAGGCCCCGGACGAGGCGCTGCTGGCCTCCGTTCTGGTGAAACTCTTCGCCGACCGGCAGGTCGCTGTGCCGCATGGGCTGGTTGAGTGGCTTGTTCCGCGCATGGACCGGGATCTGGGTCTTGCCCGCCGTCTTGTCGCGACGCTGGATAATGAGACCATGTCGCAACATCGTGGGTTGACGCGGGTGCTCGCAGGTGAAATTCTCTCGCGCCTGCAAAACGGTTAGTTCAATGGCTGGACAAAACCGGCCTTTTCCGTGCATAACTAACTGGTTGACAAGTATTATTTCTCTATGACCCAGGCTGACTTTCTGAAACACCCGCCCCCTGCCGGGCAGACACTGGAATCGGGCACACCGACTGGCCCGGCCCGGTTTTTCAATCGTGAGCTCAGCTGGCTCAGCTTTAACTGGCGGGTGCTGGACGAGGCGCGGAATGCCCGTGTCCCGCTGCTGGAGCGTTTGCGCTTTCTGGCCATCTCCGCCACCAATCTGGACGAGTTCTATACTGTCCGCGTCGCCGGTCTGCGCGAGCTGGAGCGGGAGGGAAGCACCACGCCGTCCCATGATGGCCGCACGCCGGGGCAGCAGCTTGAACTGATCAATGCCGATGCGCGCCGCCTGATGGGCGCGCAGCAGATGGTGTGGAATGGGCTGCGGCAGGAGATGGCGGAGGAGGGGATTGTCATCCTGACCCGTGACCGGATCACCGATGAAGACGCCGGGTTCCTGAGAAGCTATTTCCTCGATCAGGTGCTGCCGGTCCTGTCGCCGCTGGCCATCGACCCCGCCCATCCGTTCCCCTTCATTCCGAATGCCGGGTTCTCGCTGGCGCTCGAACTGACGCGGGGCAGCGACGGGCGGCGGATGCAGGCATTATTGCCGATTCCGGGGCA
The genomic region above belongs to Paracoccus sp. SCSIO 75233 and contains:
- the nagB gene encoding glucosamine-6-phosphate deaminase encodes the protein MKVLILPDRAAAIARVAEIIVAQVSCAPASVLGLATGGTMLPVYAHLREAHRGGLSLARITSFNLDEYVGLPPDHPASYHCYMRENLFDGTDADAARIHLPRGDAPDPQQEADRYEAKIEAVGGIDLQLLGIGRNGHIGFNEPTSSLGSRTRVKTLTEDTRMANLRFFDDEAQVPQFAITMGIQTILSARHCLLLATGRKKAAAVRGMVEGPVSAFCPASALQMHPRATVVLDPDAAEALTLRNYYDHIHPGGRSRLYSELHRG
- a CDS encoding DUF1489 family protein, which translates into the protein MGDYVNLMKLCVGAEGPEELEAWQAKRYGDAPACHVTRMWPKREAELLAGGSIYWVFKGTMLARQRLLGLDERIGEDGIRRCALILDRDLIRVAAVPRRPFQGWRYLKAEDAPPDLPKDRAHDDALPAALAAELADMGLR
- a CDS encoding AI-2E family transporter; this translates as MEMSTRSQVIWWSAAALILMLVLWFLGQAILPFIIGAGVAYLLDPLADRLERAGLNRTAAVVLITLIAALGFISFVLFLGPLLLRQVSQLIDSIPGMIQEFQVFVTQRFPGLLPEGGTIRAALNDLSSVIADKGGAVIGSVLGSVASFVGVIALLVIVPVVAFYLLLDWDNLIARVDGLLPRQHAPTIRRLAREIDDTLSGFLRGQGTVMLILGTFYSLGLMAVGLPYGLAIGMGAALLSFIPYVGVLVGGATAIGVALFHFWGEPVWIGAVIAIFVIGQVVEGNYLQPKIVGNHVGLHPVWLLLALSVFGALFGFVGLMVAVPLAAALGVLVRFMTERYVESPLYTGRRREPEPKAPVLVEIAPEGTLARHRADRSSGGRIDGGKAG
- a CDS encoding chromosomal replication initiator DnaA, with translation MARQLILDLPHAPALGRDDFLVTPANALAVAALDAPQDWPQGRMLLIGPDGSGKTHLATIWASETGARRFSAGSLQPERADDMVADGSAIVIEDADRVAQAAGAEQALFHIWNLCAARECWMLLTARNAPRSWGLSLPDLASRMNAMPVTRIEAPDEALLASVLVKLFADRQVAVPHGLVEWLVPRMDRDLGLARRLVATLDNETMSQHRGLTRVLAGEILSRLQNG